A genomic stretch from Schistosoma mansoni, WGS project CABG00000000 data, chromosome 4 unplaced supercontig 0032, strain Puerto Rico, whole genome shotgun sequence includes:
- a CDS encoding sugar transporter, putative yields the protein MVSWIDKSKILQSDLFLGRIALLSLVVQNAAVVLVTRYSRAREGNLYFPTTAVVMSELVKLLVCFLLVLFEEKCSFVSFIHSLRENILKDPKDCLLVSVPGMIYTIQNNLLFVGYSNLDAVSFQISYQLKIFTTAIFFRIILSKHLSRIQWCSLGVLFTGVVLTQLSDVVDSSTEKTKNVAENSNLLVGLSSVVLACSCSGFAGVFFEKLLKGSHKSVAIRNIQLAFYGVTAGILTVYLKDGKEVARKGFFFGYDSVVWAAILIQSLGGLLIAATIRYADNIRKGFATSMAIVLTFILSIFWFDFNPTILFYVGAILVVVATILYSSYPPSNNHSTTTNNKINGVNSFQNFLSESNFRHNLSV from the exons CCGCTGTTGTCCTTGTGACTCGATATTCTCGTGCTAGAGAAGGAAATTTGTATTTTCCTACAACAGCAGTGGTGATGAGTGAATTAGTGAAACTTCTAGTTTGTTTTCTACTAGTTTTGTTCGAAGAGAAATGTTCTTTCGTCTCTTTTATACACAGTTTAAGGGAGAATATATTGAAAGATCCGAAGGATTGTCTTTTGGTGTCCGTCCCTGGAATGATCTACACAATTCAAAACAACTTGCTATTTGTTGGTTATTCAAATTTAGATGCTGTTTCCTTTCAG ATATCATATCAATTGAAGATTTTCACAACAGCAATCTTCTTTAGAATAATCTTATCGAAACATTTAAGTCGGATACAGTGGTGCTCCCTAGGTGTTCTGTTCACCGGTGTTGTATTAACACAACTGAGTGATGTAGTCGATTCTAGTACTGAAAAAACGAAAAATGTTGCAGAAAATAGTAATCTACTTGTCGGTCTTTCTTCTGTTGTATTGGCTTGTAGTTGTTCGGGTTTTGCTGGTGTTTTCTTTGAGAAATTATTAAAGGGTAGTCATAAAAGTGTAGCTATACGTAATATACAGTTGGCATTCTACGGTGTTACAGCCGGTATCCTAACTGTCTATTTGAAAGATGGTAAAGAGGTTGCTAGGAAAGGGTTTTTCTTTGGTTACGACTCTGTTGTATGGGCAGCAATATTAATTCAATCATTAGGTGGTTTGCTGATCGCCGCAACTATTCGGTATGCCGATAATATACGCAAAGGATTTGCCACATCAATGGCTATAGTGCttacttttattttatcaatattcTGGTTTGATTTTAATCCGACAATCTTATTTTATGTTGGTGCTATCCTAGTAGTTGTTGCTACTATCTTGTATTCATCTTATCCCCCTTCAAATAATCatagtactactactaacaataaGATAAATGGTGTGAATTCATTCCAAAATTTCTTATCGGAGTCGAATTTCAGACATAATTTATCTGTCTAG